Below is a genomic region from Ammonifex degensii KC4.
ACCACGTTGGCCAAGTCCGCACCGCTAAAACCAGGAGTGCGCCGGGCCAAAATGTCCAGATCCACATCCTCCGCCAGCGGCTTGCCCCGGGTATGCACACGCAGGATAGCCTTGCGCCCGTTTATGTCGGGCATATCCACCACTATCTGCCGGTCGAAGCGCCCCGGCCGCAGGAGGGCCGGGTCGAGAATGTCCGGGCGGTTGGTCGCTGCAATGACGATGATCCCCTCGTTGGGGTTAAAGCCGTCCATTTCCACCAGTAGCTGGTTCAGCGTCTGCTCCCGCTCGTCGTGCCCGCCGCCCAAGCCCGCTCCCCGCTGGCGCCCCACGGCGTCTATCTCGTCGATGAAGACGATACAGGGAGCGTTTTTCTTGGCCTGCTCGAAGAGGTCGCGCACCCGCGCCGCACCCACACCGACAAACATCTCCACGAAGTCGGAACCGCTGATGCTGAAGAAGGGAACCCCTGCCTCGCCAGCCACCGCCCGGGCAATGAGGGTCTTGCCCGTGCCCGGGGGCCCGTAAAGCAGTACGCCTTTAGGTATGCGGGCACCCAGTTCGCTGAACTTGCGCGGGTTTTTCAAAAACTCTACTATTTCCTGCAGTTCTTCCTTGACCTCGTCTATGCCCGCCACGTCGTCGAAGGTGACCCGCTTACGGTCATCGGGGGTGTGTAACCTGGCCCGGCTCCTACCGAAGGACATCACCCGGTTGCCCCCTCCCTGGGCTTGTTGCATCATGTAAAAGAAGATCCCCAAGACCAGCAGCATGGGCAGAATCGCCAGGATAAGGTTAGACCACCAGCCGGTCTGCGGAGAGGGCTGCTGCTCTATGGTAACCTTCTTGGACTCGAGCAGGGGCAGGAGCGTGTTGTCGAAGATCGGCCCTACCGTCTCGAACTTGCTCCCGTCCTTCTTCTTCCCCGTGATGTAGTTGACCGAGTTTTCGGTCCGGATGGTTACTTCTTTTACCTCTCCCTGGGCTACCGCCTCCCGGAAGGCCGAGTAGGTGAGGTGCTCCGAGGGCGAGGAGACCGGCGTGGCGTACCGGAGGAGCGCCACGACCCCCAGGACCAACAAGAGATATATGACCAGACTCTTAAGCCACCTCGGCAAAAGCTTTCCTACCTCCTGTAGGGTTTCGGGATAATCCCTTTAACTAAAGAATTATACCGCATTTTCGGAGCACTGATAAAGCGCCTCTAAAGCTTTGTTTCGCCACCGGGCAACTTTTCACCTGCCTCCAGTACTATTTTCCTGCACTGAGAAGGGATAAAGCCGGAGGTGAAGGCCCACGCGAGTCTCTGGCCTCACCGCAACCCTGGCACTTATCCTCACTCCTCCCACCCAGACTATGCCCTCGGCATCCTCCACCAGGGGCAAGCGATCCCGCCTGTAACGAGGGATCTTCTGATTTATGAGGAAGCTCTTGAGCTTGACCGGCACCGGGTAGCCAAAGGGGTGGAAGCGATCCCCCGGCAGTCGGCGCCTCACCCGCAAAGGGGGGACCAGCACCTCCCAATCTAGCAGGGCCTCGGTAGAGGGAAGCTTTCGGGGATCGCCTAACTCCTGAGGCGTAATCAGACGAGCCTCCAGAAGCAAACCCACCTCGGGCAGATAGGTGATGCCCGGAACCCTTAAGGGGTAGGCGTAGAAGGGTACAGAAGAAGGCTTGGCCTGGGGGGGAAGAAAGACCAGGGAATCGTATTCCCGCACCACCTTCACGTTCTTGGGTAAAGAAAGCTCCTTCCCGGTCGGCCGGTAAAGCCATTGCCGAACCGCTTCCACGTGCTCGAAAGGGAGCTCCTCCCCCACTAACTCGCGGTAGGCCAAGCGCACCACCCGCCTGGCTAAGGCCAGAGGAAGAGTTTTTAGCGGCTCTAAAGCTAAGCCAAGTCCTTCCTCCGCCTCCCGCCGCAATTCCCGGTAAGCTTTGCCTGCCTCTTTTTCCAGAAACTCATCTTCTTCCCGGGCTATTTCCGCCAAGCGGCAGAGAACCTCCACTATGGAGGGATTGAACTCCCGAGCCAGCAGGGGAAGGAGCTGGTGGCGAATGCGGTTGCGGGTATATTCCAGCGACCAGTTGGAGAGGTCCAGACAAGGGGAAAGCCCCCGCCACTGGCAGTAGGCCTCTATCTCCGCCCGCCGCACCCTCAAGAGGGGTCTGATGAAGGGACCGCGTACTGGCGGGATTCCCCTAAGCCCGGAAAGTCCCGTGCCGCGCAGGAGATGCAAAAGCACCGTCTCCGCCTGGTCGTCAGCCTGGTGCCCCAGGGCTATCCGGTTGGCTCCAACCTCCCCGGCTACCTCTAGCAAGAAGCGGTAGCGCAACTCCCGCGCGGCAGTTTCTATGGAAAGTTTGTTTTGCTGCGCGTGTTTTTTCACATCAACCCTATCCAGGAAAAAGGGGAGACCGTACCTCCGGGCCAGCTCAGACACCATGGCCGCCTCCTCGTCCGCCTCCGCCCGCAGGCCGTGGTGCAGGTGCGCCACGTAAAGGGAAAGCTCCTTATCTTCTCGCAGGCGATAGAGGAGATCGAGCAGGGCCACGGAGTCCGGTCCTCCCGATACCCCTACCACCACCTTGTCGCCGGGAAAGAGCATTCGCCACTCTTCTATGGTGGCCCTGAACACGGGAAGAAGGTCCAAAAGCCTCAACTCCTGCCCATCCGAACTCAGGCTGGTAGCAGCCGGGCCGCTACGACCGTAGCATCGTCCTGCAGGCGGCCACCCCCCACCAGCCGGGCGCGGTCGAGGAGGAACTTCCCCACCATCTCCGGATCTTCCCCCTTGAGTTCCTGCAAAACTTCCGCCCACCAGGTCTCTTTGTCCTCTCCCCGGTAAGCTTCCAAAAGGCCGTCGGAGACCAGCACCACAAGGTCACCGGGGCAGAGCTCCCGTTCTACCACCACCACGTCGATGGGGCTCAAAACTCCTGCCGGTAAAGAGGGTTCTCTTATTATTTCTACCACACCGTTCCGGCGGTAGACAAATCCTGGAGACGCCCCTATCTTCACCCACCTGAGCTTGCCCGTGTAGAGATCGACCACCGCCATGTCCAAGGTGGCAAAGCCGTCCCCCGGCGAGCGAAAGAGGATGAGGGAATTGGCGAGCTTCACGGCCAGCTCCTCGCCGAAGCCGGCCTGCAGCAAAAGCTCCAGTAGGGAGACCGCGGTGGCGCTCTCCATCGCCGCTCCCGTTCCGCTCCCCATGCCGTCGCTCAAGACCAGGGCGCAGCGCCCGCCGGGTAAAGAAATGGTGGTGTAAGTATCGCCGGAAACCCGGTTAAAGCTCGCACTCGCCGCCCCCAGGGCCAAGCGGTAGCGCAGGGAGGGGTAAAGCACGAAGCGGCACTCTTCCGTCCCCTGGCGCCAGGGGCAGTTGGCGTGGGCCACGGCGTAGGGCCAGCGGGCCACCCGGGATACCAGGTCGGCCATCTCGCGCTGGCAGAAGAGCTCTCCCCGACAGGCCCGAGCCGCTACCTCCACCTCCACCTCCACCCGGCCGTCTGGGCGCAGATGGACGTTAAGCTCTTTCACCCGCAGCCCGCCGGAAGCCACCAGGCGTAAGAGCTCCTCTTCCACCGCCGCCGCCCGCTTGAGGTTCTCCCCCAACTCCCCCACGAAGCTTTGTAGTGCACGGGCAAAGCCCTGGAACTGCTCCGCCACTACTGCCCGGCTCTCCCCCACCTTGCGGCACCAGAAGCGGTTGGCCCGGTAGAGCTCCCAGAGGAGGGAGAGGGTGAGGGTAAGGTCAGAAAGACGTACGCAGCGTTGCGCAAAGTAGGAGGGGAATCCTTCCGGGCTAATGCTACCCTTTCGGCGGATAATGCTTAGGGCCTCGCGGTATAAAGCCCGCGTTTGCTCTCCTTCCCTTTCCCAGCAGACCCTAAAAAGGGGACAGTGGGAGCAGACCCGGTTTTTGGCCTCCTCTACAATCTCCTCCTCCCCCTCCGGCAACACCGGCCGGCTCTCGCGCTCGGCGGCGCTGAAGGTGGCCGCCAACTCTTGATAGACCCTGGACCAGCTATCAAGCCGCTTGGTTACCCAGGAATCGAGCCGGGCTAAGTTTTGGCCGGAAGGAAGAGAGGCACCGGCATAAGCCACCCGCAGGCCGGCATACCAATGCATTGGCAGCAATAGGTAAAGCACTATGGAAAGTACTGTCTCGGCCACAATCGAAGTTAGCACCTCCAGGCTGGCCGAGTCGGGCAGCACCAACAGGACGTTACCCAGGCCAAAGCCCAAGATCTGGCCCACCCGGCCGAAGCTCCGGAAACTACCCGCCAAAAGGCCGATAAAGGCGTAGTTAGGAATCGCCTGGGGAAGTGAGGAAAAGGAAAGGCCCGGTATGGCCCCCAGAAGCGCTCCCACCGCCGCACCGGCCCCGGCCCCTCCCGCCTGTGCCGCCAACAAAAGACTGAGACGCGTAAGCACTCCTTTGAGCGAGACCACCCCCCAGGAGATCTCCCCTGTACCTGCTATAATTCCGGTTCCAAGGACGAAAAGGCAGAAGAGTTCCTCCACCGAAAGGTTAAACCCCTTTTCCCGCCAAGCAGCAAGTCCCCGTAGGAAGAGGTAGGTGAGAACACCGGTGAAAAGCCCTTCAAAGAGGAGGCTTATGTACCCGTGCGGTGTGGGATGACCGAGAACCAAAAAGAAGGAGCGCAAAAAGAGACTGCTCGCCCCCACCAGCAGGGAGGCGTTTAGCGGCTGGCGCAAAGGCTTGGCCGGCACCAGCCCTAAAACAAGGGCAGTACCCAGCAAAGTTACCGCTCCGGAAAAGCGCCCCTCCGGGGGTAAGGACCAGAACTCCCCTAGGAGAACCGCCAGCCACACCGGCCAGAAGTTCCGGCCGAAAACCAAGTTCACCGCCGCCGCGTAGGCCGAGCCGAAAGGAGCTAGGCTGTCTAAAAGCAAAGCCCGGCCCAGGAAAAGGCCTATCGAGTAAAGGACTAAGTGCTTCCAAAGGCATGCTTTAGCTTCAGCCTTCACCCCTTTGACCTTCGGGATGCTGGCGGGAGCCACCAGTTTGAGTCGCCCTCTAGCCGGCAAAGTATCACCTCCGCCTCGCCTTCCTCCCGGGAATTATAACTGGCGGAGGTGGAAATAATTGTCAAATAAGGTTGGGTTCTCTTCCTGCCCCTTCGACACACCCAGCAGCTGCCAGGGCCACGCCCCAAAGAAGATCGTGCTCGCTCACCGTGAGAAAAGGAAGCCGGGTGAGTTCCAGCACCGCCACGACAATAGCCGTCCCGGCCACGATGATATCTGCCCTTTCGGGGGCCAGCCCCGGAACTTGGCGCCTCTCCTCCAGAGAAAGCTCTTGTAGGTAGGTATAAAGCTCCTTTGCCTGGGCAGCAGTTAGACGCCGGCCATGAACGCAACCCGGATAGTACTCTTTTACCCCTCCGGCTATGGCCGCCAAGGTGGTGACCGTCCCACCGGTGGCCACCAACTCCTTCCGGCCAAGCCGGGAAAGGAGAGGAGCTAGTTTCTCCTTGGCCTTCTCGAGGTATTCTTCCTCCCGGGCCTCCAGGGTCAGGCGCACCGCCCCCAGCGGCAGGCTTGAAAGCTTGAGTTTTTTGTGCTCCTGCCAGATGAACTCCGTACTCCCACCGCCCAGATCCATCACTAGGGCGTTACGGGGTGAAAGGGAGGGCATTCCGGTGAGCACGCCGTGAAAGGTGTAAAAGGCTTCTTCTTCTCCGGAGAGCACCCGGAGTTCCAGCTTGGTAGCCTGCCGAAAGAGACGGCAAAACTCCTCCCGGTTGGCCGCCTCCCGTACGGCACTGGTGGCCACCGGCGCTATGACCTCCGCTCCCGCCACCTCCGCCCGACGCCAGAAGGCCACAACCGCCGCCAAAGTGCGGGCCATGGCTCGTTCCCCCAGCCGACCCGAGGTCATCTCCTCCCCTAGCCGGGTGATCTTGAGGTCGGCCTCGAGCAAGTCCACCTTACCGCAGGCGACCTCGGCCAGCAGGTAGCGGGTGGAGTTGGTCCCCACATCGATAACGGCCACGCGCATCTTCTCCCCCCTTGACCAGGGCGATCCCCCTTGGTTAATATTACAGGAGCCTGAATTCAGCCGGTTTAGGAGGAGAAAGACCGTGAAAAAGTTGCGACTCGGCCTGCCCAAGGGCAGCTTGCAGGAGGCTACTTTTCAACTGTTCGAGCGGGCGGGTTACCACATAACCGTCACGGGGCGTTCTTATTACCCCCACATCGACGATCCGGAAATAGAAGTGGTGCTGCTGCGGGCGCAGGAAATTCCCCGCTACGTGGCCGAGGGAGTACTGGATGCGGGCTTGAGCGGCTACGACTGGATTCAGGAGAACGAAGTCGACGTGGTGGAAGTGGCCGAACTGGTTTACTCCAAGCAATCGCGCCGCCCGGTTCGGCTGGTGCTGGCTGTAGCCCAGGACAGTCCTTTTAAGGAAGTGAAGGACCTGGAAGGAAAGCGCATTGCCACGGAGTTCGTGCGTCTGACCAAGCGCTTCTTGGCTGCGCACGGGGTCAACGCCACGGTGGAGTTCTCCTACGGGGCCACCGAGGCCAAGGTACCGGATGTGGTGGATGCCATTGTGGACCTCACCGAGACGGGAAGTTCGCTTAAAGCGCACAACCTGCGCGTTTTGGCCACCATCCTGGAGTCCACACCGCGCCTCCACGCCAACCGGCAGGCCTGGAACGACCCCTGGAAGCGGGCCAAACTGGAGAAGCTGGCCCTCCTGCTCAAAGGAGCCATTGCAGCCTACTCCAAGGTGGGACTGAAGATGAACGTCCCGGGAGACAAGCTGCCCGACGTTCTGGCCATCCTGCCCGCCATGAAACACCCCACCGTCTCCCCTCTGCACA
It encodes:
- the ftsH gene encoding ATP-dependent zinc metalloprotease FtsH, yielding MPRWLKSLVIYLLLVLGVVALLRYATPVSSPSEHLTYSAFREAVAQGEVKEVTIRTENSVNYITGKKKDGSKFETVGPIFDNTLLPLLESKKVTIEQQPSPQTGWWSNLILAILPMLLVLGIFFYMMQQAQGGGNRVMSFGRSRARLHTPDDRKRVTFDDVAGIDEVKEELQEIVEFLKNPRKFSELGARIPKGVLLYGPPGTGKTLIARAVAGEAGVPFFSISGSDFVEMFVGVGAARVRDLFEQAKKNAPCIVFIDEIDAVGRQRGAGLGGGHDEREQTLNQLLVEMDGFNPNEGIIVIAATNRPDILDPALLRPGRFDRQIVVDMPDINGRKAILRVHTRGKPLAEDVDLDILARRTPGFSGADLANVVNEAALLAARQNRKRIHMEDFENAIERVIAGPEKKSRVISEREKWLVSYHEAGHALLGYLLPHTDPVHKISIIPRGRAGGYTLLLPEEDRYYMTRSQLLDQITMLLGGRVAEDLMLGEVSTGAQNDLERATEIARRMVMEYGMSDELGPLTFGYKHDTPFLGRDLARDRNYSEEVASAIDREVRRIIESCYERARNLLIENKEKLERVARCLFEKETLEASEFLALVEGREERPVPQVSFRKEEDKAEEPMPTVRPEPAVTIKPQPQT
- the tilS gene encoding tRNA lysidine(34) synthetase TilS, with the protein product MDLLPVFRATIEEWRMLFPGDKVVVGVSGGPDSVALLDLLYRLREDKELSLYVAHLHHGLRAEADEEAAMVSELARRYGLPFFLDRVDVKKHAQQNKLSIETAARELRYRFLLEVAGEVGANRIALGHQADDQAETVLLHLLRGTGLSGLRGIPPVRGPFIRPLLRVRRAEIEAYCQWRGLSPCLDLSNWSLEYTRNRIRHQLLPLLAREFNPSIVEVLCRLAEIAREEDEFLEKEAGKAYRELRREAEEGLGLALEPLKTLPLALARRVVRLAYRELVGEELPFEHVEAVRQWLYRPTGKELSLPKNVKVVREYDSLVFLPPQAKPSSVPFYAYPLRVPGITYLPEVGLLLEARLITPQELGDPRKLPSTEALLDWEVLVPPLRVRRRLPGDRFHPFGYPVPVKLKSFLINQKIPRYRRDRLPLVEDAEGIVWVGGVRISARVAVRPETRVGLHLRLYPFSVQENSTGGR
- a CDS encoding SpoIIE family protein phosphatase, with the protein product MPARGRLKLVAPASIPKVKGVKAEAKACLWKHLVLYSIGLFLGRALLLDSLAPFGSAYAAAVNLVFGRNFWPVWLAVLLGEFWSLPPEGRFSGAVTLLGTALVLGLVPAKPLRQPLNASLLVGASSLFLRSFFLVLGHPTPHGYISLLFEGLFTGVLTYLFLRGLAAWREKGFNLSVEELFCLFVLGTGIIAGTGEISWGVVSLKGVLTRLSLLLAAQAGGAGAGAAVGALLGAIPGLSFSSLPQAIPNYAFIGLLAGSFRSFGRVGQILGFGLGNVLLVLPDSASLEVLTSIVAETVLSIVLYLLLPMHWYAGLRVAYAGASLPSGQNLARLDSWVTKRLDSWSRVYQELAATFSAAERESRPVLPEGEEEIVEEAKNRVCSHCPLFRVCWEREGEQTRALYREALSIIRRKGSISPEGFPSYFAQRCVRLSDLTLTLSLLWELYRANRFWCRKVGESRAVVAEQFQGFARALQSFVGELGENLKRAAAVEEELLRLVASGGLRVKELNVHLRPDGRVEVEVEVAARACRGELFCQREMADLVSRVARWPYAVAHANCPWRQGTEECRFVLYPSLRYRLALGAASASFNRVSGDTYTTISLPGGRCALVLSDGMGSGTGAAMESATAVSLLELLLQAGFGEELAVKLANSLILFRSPGDGFATLDMAVVDLYTGKLRWVKIGASPGFVYRRNGVVEIIREPSLPAGVLSPIDVVVVERELCPGDLVVLVSDGLLEAYRGEDKETWWAEVLQELKGEDPEMVGKFLLDRARLVGGGRLQDDATVVAARLLPA
- a CDS encoding Ppx/GppA phosphatase, with product MRVAVIDVGTNSTRYLLAEVACGKVDLLEADLKITRLGEEMTSGRLGERAMARTLAAVVAFWRRAEVAGAEVIAPVATSAVREAANREEFCRLFRQATKLELRVLSGEEEAFYTFHGVLTGMPSLSPRNALVMDLGGGSTEFIWQEHKKLKLSSLPLGAVRLTLEAREEEYLEKAKEKLAPLLSRLGRKELVATGGTVTTLAAIAGGVKEYYPGCVHGRRLTAAQAKELYTYLQELSLEERRQVPGLAPERADIIVAGTAIVVAVLELTRLPFLTVSEHDLLWGVALAAAGCVEGAGREPNLI
- the hisG gene encoding ATP phosphoribosyltransferase translates to MKKLRLGLPKGSLQEATFQLFERAGYHITVTGRSYYPHIDDPEIEVVLLRAQEIPRYVAEGVLDAGLSGYDWIQENEVDVVEVAELVYSKQSRRPVRLVLAVAQDSPFKEVKDLEGKRIATEFVRLTKRFLAAHGVNATVEFSYGATEAKVPDVVDAIVDLTETGSSLKAHNLRVLATILESTPRLHANRQAWNDPWKRAKLEKLALLLKGAIAAYSKVGLKMNVPGDKLPDVLAILPAMKHPTVSPLHNGNWVAVEVVIDEHQVRDLIPALKAAGAQDIIEYPLNKVIP